A window of Euwallacea fornicatus isolate EFF26 chromosome 13, ASM4011564v1, whole genome shotgun sequence contains these coding sequences:
- the Gpa2 gene encoding thyrostimulin alpha-2 subunit — translation MLDYYFLFLIITFSSNQIIVSFAHRDVDWQRPGCHKVGHTRTVNPRDCVSFEITTNACRGFCESWAIPSDPQNTEISQPVTSVGECCNIMETEPIEVRVLCKEGIRSFIFKSAVKCDCFHCKKD, via the exons atgctggattactattttttgtttttaattatcacattttcctcaaatcaaattattgTTTCATTTGCTCATAGAGATGTAGACTGGCAGAGACCGGGCTGCCACAAAGTTG ggCACACGAGAACGGTGAACCCCCGGGATTGTGTTTCGTTCGAAATCACTACAAACGCTTGCAGGGGCTTCTGCGAGAGTTGGGCCATACCGTCTGACCCCCAAAACACTGAAATTAGCCAGCCAGTAACGTCTGTAGGAGAATGCTGCAACATCATGGAAACTGAGCCCATAGAAGTCAGAGTTCTATGCAAAGAGGGCATTCgcagtttcattttcaaaagtgCAGTAAAATGCGACTGTTTCCATTGCAAGAAGGACTAA